The Leptospira kmetyi serovar Malaysia str. Bejo-Iso9 genome includes a window with the following:
- a CDS encoding sensor histidine kinase, which translates to MSSLRKNSRILFAIVWLLVTVSLGVWWFLLGLKLTTTVAGLSAKLDASATSESLLVLERQSRMIKMEGTFFLLMLFLGGATLIWFSYRDIRRNKMIHDFFSTVTHEMKTPLASLRLQAESLQEELPNRHESKLIQRLLMDSVRIESQMNRAMYLASLTRSEILYIEKTNVRELFLSIAEDFPELKIDLSRLENVSVRVDRKALESIFKNLAENSIKHGKATVLEVISEKQKGEVLISVRDNGIGFDGKHKGLGVPFQRHGSTSGTGIGLYIIKKLTKKMKGFMRIVPQTPEGRGFRVDLILPGAETEVDRG; encoded by the coding sequence ATGTCTTCTCTTCGGAAAAATTCTAGAATTCTTTTTGCGATCGTTTGGCTTTTAGTCACGGTTTCGCTCGGAGTTTGGTGGTTTTTACTCGGACTGAAACTCACGACCACGGTCGCGGGCCTCAGCGCAAAGTTAGACGCTTCCGCGACTTCGGAAAGTCTTCTCGTGCTCGAACGCCAAAGCAGAATGATCAAAATGGAAGGGACGTTTTTTCTTTTGATGCTTTTTCTCGGCGGCGCGACGTTGATTTGGTTTTCGTATCGGGACATCCGCAGAAACAAAATGATTCACGATTTTTTTTCCACGGTGACTCATGAAATGAAAACCCCTCTCGCAAGTCTTCGTTTGCAGGCGGAAAGTCTGCAGGAAGAACTTCCGAACCGTCACGAAAGTAAACTCATTCAAAGATTGCTGATGGATTCCGTACGAATCGAATCGCAGATGAACCGCGCGATGTATCTCGCAAGTTTGACAAGATCCGAAATTCTTTATATAGAAAAAACGAACGTGCGCGAACTTTTCCTTTCGATCGCCGAGGATTTTCCGGAATTGAAGATCGATCTTTCTCGTTTGGAAAACGTTTCCGTTCGCGTCGATCGAAAGGCTCTGGAAAGTATCTTTAAAAATCTCGCCGAAAATTCCATCAAACACGGAAAGGCGACCGTGCTCGAAGTGATTTCCGAAAAACAAAAAGGCGAAGTTCTAATCAGCGTAAGAGACAACGGAATCGGATTCGACGGAAAACACAAAGGTTTGGGAGTTCCGTTTCAAAGACACGGAAGCACGAGCGGAACCGGAATCGGTCTTTATATCATAAAAAAATTAACCAAGAAGATGAAGGGTTTCATGAGGATCGTTCCGCAAACTCCGGAAGGGCGCGGCTTTCGAGTGGATTTGATTCTTCCCGGAGCGGAAACGGAGGTCGACCGAGGATGA
- the hemL gene encoding glutamate-1-semialdehyde 2,1-aminomutase yields the protein MSRQTTNSKLISDSWKGKNSEELFERAKKVSPGGVHSPVRSFRSVGGTPVFFASANGATLTDIEGKEYIDYCLSFGPLILGHRDPEVEEVVRETAGLAWSFGAAEPYSLELAEFITSQIPWAEKVRFVNSGTEAVMSALRVARAATGREKILKFDGCYHGHLDALLVKAGSGLAGESSSDSAGISATAIANTLVLPLDDEKAVEKVFETEGKNIAALIIEPLPANYGLLIQRKEFLNQIVEIAKKHGTLVVFDEVISGFRTGFQGMAGLLGIKPDLVTYGKIIGGGFPVGCYAGRKDLLDLVAPSGPVYQAGTLSGNPFGMRAGLATLKKAQRDSIYPALDDRTKILTSEMIRLLNRKSDQEWEAVTHSSLFWFRKKTQTPVRRIDQIPEGHKEGFAKVFHALLKYGIYLAPSGYEVGFLSWAHDDGVIAKTLEIADKALKEL from the coding sequence TTGAGTCGTCAAACAACCAATTCGAAATTGATTTCCGATTCCTGGAAGGGAAAAAACTCGGAAGAGCTTTTTGAAAGAGCGAAGAAGGTTTCTCCGGGCGGAGTACATTCTCCCGTACGTTCGTTTCGTTCGGTCGGAGGCACGCCGGTTTTTTTCGCTTCCGCAAACGGAGCCACGTTAACCGACATTGAAGGAAAAGAATACATCGATTATTGTTTGAGCTTCGGGCCTTTGATTCTCGGTCATCGCGATCCGGAAGTCGAAGAAGTCGTTCGTGAAACGGCGGGACTTGCTTGGAGTTTCGGAGCCGCGGAGCCCTATTCTCTCGAACTCGCCGAATTTATCACGAGCCAAATCCCTTGGGCCGAAAAAGTCCGATTCGTCAACTCGGGAACCGAAGCCGTAATGAGCGCGCTTCGCGTTGCTCGCGCGGCAACCGGACGCGAAAAAATTCTCAAGTTCGACGGATGTTATCACGGACATCTCGACGCGCTTCTCGTAAAAGCGGGCTCCGGACTTGCGGGAGAATCTTCCTCGGACAGCGCCGGAATTTCCGCGACCGCAATCGCAAACACGCTCGTGCTTCCTTTGGACGACGAGAAAGCGGTCGAAAAAGTTTTTGAAACCGAAGGGAAGAATATAGCCGCTCTGATCATCGAACCTCTTCCCGCAAACTACGGACTTTTGATCCAAAGAAAAGAATTTTTGAATCAGATCGTCGAGATCGCGAAAAAACATGGCACGTTAGTCGTCTTTGATGAAGTGATTTCGGGATTCCGCACCGGTTTTCAGGGAATGGCGGGTTTGCTCGGAATCAAACCGGATCTCGTAACGTACGGAAAGATCATCGGGGGCGGTTTTCCCGTGGGATGTTACGCGGGAAGGAAGGATCTTTTAGATCTGGTCGCCCCTTCCGGCCCCGTATATCAGGCGGGAACCTTGAGCGGAAATCCGTTCGGTATGAGAGCCGGGCTCGCCACCTTAAAAAAAGCGCAAAGGGATTCCATTTATCCGGCATTAGACGATCGGACCAAAATCTTAACATCCGAAATGATTCGTCTTTTGAACCGCAAATCCGATCAGGAATGGGAGGCGGTAACCCATTCTTCCCTGTTTTGGTTTCGAAAAAAAACGCAAACCCCGGTTCGAAGAATCGATCAAATCCCCGAAGGTCACAAGGAAGGATTCGCAAAAGTATTTCACGCTTTGCTCAAATACGGAATTTATCTCGCTCCTTCCGGTTACGAAGTCGGATTCTTATCCTGGGCGCACGACGACGGTGTCATCGCAAAAACTCTGGAGATAGCGGACAAGGCTTTGAAAGAACTTTAA
- the hemB gene encoding porphobilinogen synthase yields the protein METKQRRIRLNAPLRDLASSESLNSKKLIQPLFVVEGLKEKERMDSLPGVFRDTPTSVLKQVESDLKAGVKQFILFLVPELKSNTEIPKSFYERSISSLKKEFPDAFLWIDTCMCSLTTHGHCGLLHKDGSIDNPSSVKHLSQIALTYAQAGADGIAPSDMMDGRVKSHRETLDTYGFSNIPIMSYSTKFKSNFYGPFRAAADSAPGHGDRSSYQIDVRNREDSILSSIRDKEEGADFLMVKPGMTSIDLIGPIREKTGLPTGAYQVSGEYASIHYLAQNGFCDFDAALRETWQIFSRAGAAYLITYAARRGKEILS from the coding sequence TTGGAAACCAAACAGAGAAGAATCCGTCTTAACGCCCCGCTCCGGGATCTCGCGTCTTCGGAAAGTCTAAATTCAAAAAAACTAATACAACCGCTCTTTGTCGTGGAAGGGCTGAAGGAAAAGGAGAGAATGGATTCTCTTCCGGGAGTTTTTCGGGATACGCCGACGTCCGTTTTGAAACAGGTGGAATCGGATCTCAAGGCGGGCGTGAAACAATTCATTCTTTTTTTGGTGCCCGAGCTCAAATCCAATACTGAAATTCCGAAATCTTTTTACGAACGTTCCATCTCGTCCTTAAAGAAAGAATTTCCGGACGCGTTTTTGTGGATCGACACTTGTATGTGTTCCCTTACGACTCACGGACATTGCGGACTTCTGCATAAGGACGGAAGCATAGATAATCCTTCTTCGGTGAAACATCTTTCGCAGATCGCGTTGACGTATGCGCAGGCGGGTGCGGACGGAATCGCGCCGAGCGATATGATGGACGGAAGAGTGAAAAGTCACCGCGAAACCTTGGATACATACGGATTTTCGAATATTCCAATTATGAGTTATTCCACCAAGTTCAAGAGCAATTTTTACGGACCGTTTCGTGCGGCCGCGGATTCGGCTCCGGGACACGGGGATCGTTCCTCGTATCAGATCGACGTTCGCAATCGGGAAGATTCCATTCTTTCCTCGATCCGGGATAAAGAAGAAGGCGCCGATTTCCTCATGGTTAAACCGGGAATGACTTCGATCGATCTCATCGGTCCGATTCGTGAAAAGACCGGACTTCCCACCGGAGCGTATCAGGTCAGCGGAGAATACGCTTCGATTCATTATCTCGCACAAAACGGATTCTGCGATTTCGACGCGGCCTTGCGCGAAACCTGGCAGATTTTTTCCAGAGCGGGCGCCGCTTATCTGATTACCTACGCAGCAAGAAGAGGCAAGGAGATATTATCTTGA
- a CDS encoding HAD family hydrolase has protein sequence MSFDPTQIHTIAVDLDGTLLNSKSRISPLTHSVLQKAIDQGKNLVIATGRRFYSTFSFAKEFKGEVHVVSNNGQILRKSPNAERIAESYLDLGLVQKILLLGKEFHTPPILHVDKFEEGIDMLTEIPITDGAYHNYSGGDLSRTRSIGDFLSADLEKILVICFLSLRKEDLDSLVQKISALPEAVELRCILTKIPGVSYCVEIINVSVSKWSGISRFLSLKGLDGKGVVSFGDERNDLEMLLHSGAGFAMKNAIPEIKNSARHVTRYSNEEDGVALALVENGIVLF, from the coding sequence ATGTCTTTTGATCCGACCCAAATTCACACGATCGCCGTCGACTTGGACGGAACGCTTCTCAATTCAAAAAGTAGGATTTCCCCGCTCACCCATTCGGTGCTTCAAAAGGCGATCGATCAGGGAAAGAATTTAGTCATCGCAACCGGAAGAAGATTTTATTCCACATTCTCGTTTGCAAAAGAGTTTAAGGGAGAAGTTCACGTGGTGTCCAACAATGGGCAGATTCTCCGCAAATCTCCGAACGCGGAAAGAATTGCGGAAAGTTATTTGGATCTCGGTTTGGTTCAAAAGATTCTTCTTTTAGGAAAAGAATTTCATACGCCTCCGATTCTTCACGTGGATAAGTTCGAAGAAGGAATCGACATGCTCACCGAAATTCCGATCACCGACGGGGCCTATCACAACTATTCGGGTGGAGATCTTTCGAGAACGAGATCGATCGGAGATTTCCTTTCGGCGGATCTCGAAAAAATTTTGGTGATTTGTTTTTTATCTCTTCGTAAGGAAGATTTGGATTCTCTCGTTCAAAAAATTTCCGCGCTCCCGGAAGCGGTGGAGTTGCGTTGTATTCTTACGAAAATTCCGGGCGTTTCTTATTGTGTGGAGATCATCAACGTTTCCGTTTCCAAGTGGTCGGGCATTTCCCGTTTTCTTTCTCTCAAAGGTTTGGACGGAAAAGGCGTCGTTTCTTTCGGAGACGAACGCAACGATCTGGAAATGCTTCTTCATAGCGGCGCGGGTTTTGCGATGAAGAATGCGATCCCCGAAATCAAAAATTCCGCGAGGCACGTTACGCGATACAGCAACGAAGAGGACGGGGTCGCTCTCGCTTTAGTGGAGAATGGGATTGTTCTTTTTTGA